A single window of Nicotiana sylvestris chromosome 5, ASM39365v2, whole genome shotgun sequence DNA harbors:
- the LOC104228749 gene encoding acyl-coenzyme A oxidase 2, peroxisomal: protein MELQKISSKGVQNTEENQETVNRRIQRLTLHLNPVQDITPVHLELLTCASGKAKTINVSTVTLSEYMRGKHRDIQEQVYAYFNSRPELQTPIEISKDEHRELCMKQLVGLVREGGIRPFRYVAEDPAKYFAIAEAVGSVDMSLGIKMGVQYSLWGGSVINLGTKKHRDKYFNGIDNVDYPGCFAMTELHHGSNVQGLQTIATFDPLTDEFIIDTPNDGALKWWIGNAAVHGKFATVFAKLMLPTHDTKGVTDMGVHAFIVPIRDMKIHKTLPGVEIHDCGHKVGLNGVDNGALRFRSVRIPRDNLLNRFGDVSRDGKYTSSLPSISKRFAATLGELVGGRVGLAYSSVGVLKIAVVIATRYSLLRQQFGPPKQPEVSILDYQSQQHKLMPMLASTYAFHFATLHLVEKYSEMKKSRDEELIGDVHALSAGLKAYITSYTAKSLSTCREACGGHGYAAVNRFGSLRNDHDIFQTFEGDNTVLLQQVAGLLLKQYGEKFRGGQLTVTWNYLRQSMNSYLAQPNPVTARWEGEAHLRDPNFQLDAFRYRTSRLLQSVAIRLQKHSKTLGGFGAWNRCLNHLLTLAESHIESFILEKFIEAVKNCLDESSRAALKLVCDLYALDRIWNDIGTYRNVDYVAPNKAKAIHKLTEYLCFQVKNVARELVDAFDLPDYVTRAPIGVQAASEAYSQYTQIVGF, encoded by the exons ATGGAGCTTCAAAAGATCAGCTCAAAGGGTGTCCAGAACACTGAAGAAAATCAAGAAACCGTAAACCGGCGAATCCAACGGTTGACTTTACATCTGAACCCGGTTCAGGACATCACCCCGGTCCACTTAGAGCTGCTAACGTGCGCGTCGGGGAAGGCGAAGACGATTAACGTGAGCACTGTAACACTGTCGGAATACATGAGAGGGAAGCATAGGGATATACAAGAACAAGTTTATGCTTACTTCAATTCAAGACCTGAACTTCAGACGCCAATTGAGATATCAAAAGATGAACACAGAGAATTGTGCATGAAACAACTTGTGGGGTTGGTAAGAGAAGGTGGGATAAGGCCGTTTAGGTATGTGGCTGAAGATCCGGCTAAGTATTTTGCTATTGCTGAAGCTGTTGGAAGTGTTGACATGTCACTTGGCATCAAAATGGGTGTTCAGTACAG TCTTTGGGGAGGTTCTGTTATCAACTTGGGAACTAAAAAGCACAGAGACAAATATTTTAATGGTATAGACAATGTGGACTACCCTGGCTGCTTTGCAATGACAGAACTTCATCATG GTTCAAATGTTCAAGGTCTTCAGACAATTGCCACCTTTGATCCTCTCACAGATGAATTCATAATTGACACGCCAAATGATGGGGCCTTAAAGTGGTGGATTGGTAATGCTGCTGTTCATGGAAAATTTGCAACAGTTTTTGCAAAACTGATGTTACCAACTCATGATACAAAAGGTGTTACCGACATGGGCGTTCATGCATTTATTGTTCCGATAAGGGATATGAAGATCCACAAGACATTACCAGGGGTTGAAATACATGATTGTGGCCATAAAGTTGGCTTGAATGGAGTAGATAATGGTGCATTGAGATTTCGCTCAGTAAGAATTCCACGAGATAACCTTCTTAATCGATTTGGAGACGTCTCACGGGATGGGAAATACACTAGCAGCCTGCCTTCAATCAGCAAAAGATTTGCTgccacacttggagaacttgttGGTGGTAGAGTTGGCCTTGCATATTCTTCTGTGGGTGTCCTCAAGATTGCTGTTGTTATTGCAACAAGATATTCTCTGCTACGCCAGCAATTTGGTCCTCCCAAACAACCTGAAGTTAGTATACTTGACTACCAATCTCAGCAGCACAAGCTTATGCCAATGTTGGCTTCAACTTACGCATTCCATTTTGCCACACTGCATCTGGTGGAGAAATATTCTGAAATGAAGAAGTCTCGTGATGAAGAACTGATAGGGGATGTACATGCACTTTCGGCAGGGCTTAAGGCCTATATCACTTCTTACACAGCAAAGTCATTGAGCACATGTAGAGAAGCTTGTGGCGGCCATGGTTATGCTGCTGTCAATAGGTTTGGAAGTTTGAGGAATGATCATGACATATTTCAGACATTTGAGGGTGACAACACTGTTCTTCTGCAGCAG GTAGCCGGTCTTCTATTGAAACAGTATGGGGAGAAATTCCGAGGTGGGCAGCTCACTGTTACATGGAACTACCTAAGACAATCCATGAATTCTTACCTCGCTCAGCCTAACCCAGTAACTGCTAGATGGGAAGGTGAAGCTCACCTACGAGATCCTAACTTCCAATTGGATGCTTTTAGG TATCGTACGTCAAGATTGCTTCAAAGTGTAGCTATCCGGCTTCAGAAGCACTCCAAGACTCTTGGAGGATTTGGTGCTTGGAATAGATGCTTAAATCACCTCTTGACGCTTGCAGAGTCTCATATTGAATCCTTCATCCTTGAAAAATTCATTGAAGCTGTCAAGAA TTGCCTTGATGAAAGCTCTCGTGCTGCCCTAAAACTCGTGTGTGATCTTTATGCCTTGGATAGAATCTGGAATGACATAGGAACTTACCGCAATGTGGACTACGTGGCTCCCAACAAAGCTAAG GCAATTCACAAGTTAACAGAATATCTATGCTTCCAAGTTAAGAATGTCGCAAGGGAACTCGTTGATGCCTTTGATCTTCCAGATTATGTTACTCGTGCTCCAATCGGTGTGCAGGCTGCATCAGAAGCTTATTCACAGTATACTCAGATTGTTGGTTtctag
- the LOC104228748 gene encoding protein ALTERED PHOSPHATE STARVATION RESPONSE 1 isoform X1, with the protein MGATSSKSERSEALRLCKERKRFIKQAVDSRYALAAAHVSYVQSLRHIGIALRRYAEAEVLIESSLSTASATELDKTPSHSSYPSPSPSHIGGVSDSPVLNGSPLSPTPVIATRLSYMRSSSGPTAVTVRLSPPSRNNMYVVDDVDFSTPLPPPPPPDSGSWDFFDPTDNDSFRFVTQHNGRQLNFDEKDNDDGDNGIQEEFLTPKSEARSNGKLEFHDSSSVMPQKGENNSQQVVDGEAKNMSSEQKANGSVSKTLSGSRGDKSLVDEREDPSEFITHRAKDFLSSIKDIEHRFFRASESGKEISRMLEANKIRVGYSEAKGKSSVSTYLSSMGPICCRRTGASMSGEAEHVTKVITWKRTTSSRSSSSRNPLNSKDDNDDSGSDFVEDFCMIAGSHSSTLDRVYAWERKLYDEVKAIESIRREYDRKCNQLRHQFAKDVSTQIIDKTRAVVKDLHSRIRVALYSVDSISKRIEKMRDEELLPQLLELIQGLIRMWRAMLECHHAQYITISLAYHAKASASSPQGDTQKQIMSQLQDEVECFGLSFADWINSHTLYVEALNSWLQNCILHPRERTKARRAFSPRRVLAPPIFVLCRDWSAGIKSLPSEELSDAIKDFLYDLRQSVGHQSEELQKKETAPDTGNEESEAKDEEKNDEKSSNLNCIHSSLTRVLDRLTKFSEASLKMCEDIRQKCDTARNAYLNYRPPPRAFSI; encoded by the exons ATGGGTGCAacaagctcaaaatcagagaGGAGTGAAGCTCTAAGATTATGCAAAGAAAGGAAAAGATTTATAAAGCAAGCAGTTGATTCAAGGTATGCATTAGCAGCTGCACATGTTTCATATGTTCAATCTTTAAGGCATATAGGCATTGCTCTTAGGAGATATGCTGAAGCTGAAGTTTTAATAGAATCATCTTTGTCAACAGCTTCAGCTACTGAGCTTGATAAAACCCCTTCACATTCTTCATATCCATCACCTTCACCATCTCACATTGGTGGGGTTTCAGATTCCCCTGTGTTAAATGGTAGCCCCCTTTCACCAACTCCTGTTATTGCTACTAGGTTGAGTTATATGAGGTCTTCTTCTGGACCTACTGCTGTTACTGTTAGGTTGAGTCCACCTTCAAGAAACAATATGTATGTTGTAGATGATGTCGATTTCTCTACCCCACTACCTCCTCCACCACCTCCAGATTCAGGTTCTTGGGATTTTTTTGACCCTACTGATAATGATAGCTTTAGGTTTGTCACACAACATAATGGTAGGCAACTCAACTTTGATGAAAAAGATAATGATGATGGTGATAATGGGATTCAAGAAGAGTTCTTGACACCTAAATCAGAGGCTAGAAGTAATGGTAAATTGGAGTTTCATGATTCTAGTTCAGTTATGCCTCAGAAGGGTGAGAACAATAGTCAGCAAGTAGTTGATGGTGAGGCCAAGAATATGAGCAGTGAGCAGAAAGCGAATGGCTCGGTTAGTAAAACATTATCTGGTTCAAGGGGAGACAAGTCTTTAGTGGACGAAAGAGAGGATCCTTCAGAGTTCATAACTCATAGGGCCAAAGATTTTCTTTCTAGCATAAAGGACATTGAGCATCGATTCTTTAGAGCATCTGAATCCGGGAAAGAGATTTCAAGAATGCTCGAAGCTAACAAAATCCGAGTTGGGTATTCTGAGGCCAAAG GAAAATCATCAGTGTCAACCTATTTGTCTTCCATGGGCCCAATTTGCTGCAGAAGAACGGGTGCAAGCATGTCTGGTG AAGCAGAACATGTAACAAAGGTGATTACCTGGAAGAGGACCACATCCTCAAGATCATCTTCATCGAGGAATCCTCTAAATAGTAAGGATGACAATGATGATAGTGGGAGTGATTTTGTTGAAGATTTTTGCATGATCGCTGGAAGCCACTCATCCACCCTCGACAGAGTTTATGCATGGGAGAGGAAACTTTATGATGAAGTGAAG GCAATTGAGTCAATCAGGAGAGAGTATGATCGGAAGTGTAACCAACTTAGACATCAATTTGCCAAAGATGTTAGCACCCAAATAATCGACAAAACACGGGCAGTGGTGAAAGATCTCCATTCGCGCATCAGGGTGGCTCTTTATTCTGTTGATTCAATATCAAAGCGGATAGAGAAAATGAGGGATGAGGAGTTGCTGCCTCAACTTTTGGAACTTATCCAAGG ATTGATCAGAATGTGGAGAGCAATGCTTGAATGCCATCATGCCCAGTATATAACCATCTCCCTAGCATACCATGCTAAAGCTTCGGCCTCAAGCCCTCAGGGTGACACTCAAAAGCAGATTATGAGTCAGCTGCAGGATGAAGTAGAGTGTTTTGGCTTGAGTTTTGCCGACTGGATTAATAGCCATACATTATATGTGGAAGCTCTTAACAGCTGGCTGCAAAACTGCATCTTGCATCCACGTGAGCGAACCAAAGCCAGAAGAGCATTTTCCCCTCGAAGAGTTCTGGCCCCACCAATATTTGTGCTTTGCCGCGACTGGTCAGCTGGGATAAAATCTCTGCCTTCGGAAGAACTTAGTGATGCCATCAAAGACTTCTTGTATGACCTACGGCAGTCTGTTGGACACCAGTCTGAGGAACTGCAAAAGAAAGAAACTGCTCCTGATACAGGGAATGAGGAATCGGAGGCTAAAGATGAAGAGAAGAACGATGAGAAGTCATCTAATTTGAATTGCATACACTCCAGTTTAACTAGGGTTCTGGACCGTCTGACCAAGTTTTCGGAGGCTTCTTTGAAGATGTGTGAAGATATCAGGCAGAAATGTGATACAGCTCGAAATGCATATTTGAACTACCGGCCACCACCAAGAGCTTTTAGTATATGA
- the LOC104228748 gene encoding protein ALTERED PHOSPHATE STARVATION RESPONSE 1 isoform X2, with product MGATSSKSERSEALRLCKERKRFIKQAVDSRYALAAAHVSYVQSLRHIGIALRRYAEAEVLIESSLSTASATELDKTPSHSSYPSPSPSHIGGVSDSPVLNGSPLSPTPVIATRLSYMRSSSGPTAVTVRLSPPSRNNMYVVDDVDFSTPLPPPPPPDSGSWDFFDPTDNDSFRFVTQHNGRQLNFDEKDNDDGDNGIQEEFLTPKSEARSNGKLEFHDSSSVMPQKGENNSQQVVDGEAKNMSSEQKANGSVSKTLSGSRGDKSLVDEREDPSEFITHRAKDFLSSIKDIEHRFFRASESGKEISRMLEANKIRVGYSEAKGKSSVSTYLSSMGPICCRRTGASMSEAEHVTKVITWKRTTSSRSSSSRNPLNSKDDNDDSGSDFVEDFCMIAGSHSSTLDRVYAWERKLYDEVKAIESIRREYDRKCNQLRHQFAKDVSTQIIDKTRAVVKDLHSRIRVALYSVDSISKRIEKMRDEELLPQLLELIQGLIRMWRAMLECHHAQYITISLAYHAKASASSPQGDTQKQIMSQLQDEVECFGLSFADWINSHTLYVEALNSWLQNCILHPRERTKARRAFSPRRVLAPPIFVLCRDWSAGIKSLPSEELSDAIKDFLYDLRQSVGHQSEELQKKETAPDTGNEESEAKDEEKNDEKSSNLNCIHSSLTRVLDRLTKFSEASLKMCEDIRQKCDTARNAYLNYRPPPRAFSI from the exons ATGGGTGCAacaagctcaaaatcagagaGGAGTGAAGCTCTAAGATTATGCAAAGAAAGGAAAAGATTTATAAAGCAAGCAGTTGATTCAAGGTATGCATTAGCAGCTGCACATGTTTCATATGTTCAATCTTTAAGGCATATAGGCATTGCTCTTAGGAGATATGCTGAAGCTGAAGTTTTAATAGAATCATCTTTGTCAACAGCTTCAGCTACTGAGCTTGATAAAACCCCTTCACATTCTTCATATCCATCACCTTCACCATCTCACATTGGTGGGGTTTCAGATTCCCCTGTGTTAAATGGTAGCCCCCTTTCACCAACTCCTGTTATTGCTACTAGGTTGAGTTATATGAGGTCTTCTTCTGGACCTACTGCTGTTACTGTTAGGTTGAGTCCACCTTCAAGAAACAATATGTATGTTGTAGATGATGTCGATTTCTCTACCCCACTACCTCCTCCACCACCTCCAGATTCAGGTTCTTGGGATTTTTTTGACCCTACTGATAATGATAGCTTTAGGTTTGTCACACAACATAATGGTAGGCAACTCAACTTTGATGAAAAAGATAATGATGATGGTGATAATGGGATTCAAGAAGAGTTCTTGACACCTAAATCAGAGGCTAGAAGTAATGGTAAATTGGAGTTTCATGATTCTAGTTCAGTTATGCCTCAGAAGGGTGAGAACAATAGTCAGCAAGTAGTTGATGGTGAGGCCAAGAATATGAGCAGTGAGCAGAAAGCGAATGGCTCGGTTAGTAAAACATTATCTGGTTCAAGGGGAGACAAGTCTTTAGTGGACGAAAGAGAGGATCCTTCAGAGTTCATAACTCATAGGGCCAAAGATTTTCTTTCTAGCATAAAGGACATTGAGCATCGATTCTTTAGAGCATCTGAATCCGGGAAAGAGATTTCAAGAATGCTCGAAGCTAACAAAATCCGAGTTGGGTATTCTGAGGCCAAAG GAAAATCATCAGTGTCAACCTATTTGTCTTCCATGGGCCCAATTTGCTGCAGAAGAACGGGTGCAAGCATGTCTG AAGCAGAACATGTAACAAAGGTGATTACCTGGAAGAGGACCACATCCTCAAGATCATCTTCATCGAGGAATCCTCTAAATAGTAAGGATGACAATGATGATAGTGGGAGTGATTTTGTTGAAGATTTTTGCATGATCGCTGGAAGCCACTCATCCACCCTCGACAGAGTTTATGCATGGGAGAGGAAACTTTATGATGAAGTGAAG GCAATTGAGTCAATCAGGAGAGAGTATGATCGGAAGTGTAACCAACTTAGACATCAATTTGCCAAAGATGTTAGCACCCAAATAATCGACAAAACACGGGCAGTGGTGAAAGATCTCCATTCGCGCATCAGGGTGGCTCTTTATTCTGTTGATTCAATATCAAAGCGGATAGAGAAAATGAGGGATGAGGAGTTGCTGCCTCAACTTTTGGAACTTATCCAAGG ATTGATCAGAATGTGGAGAGCAATGCTTGAATGCCATCATGCCCAGTATATAACCATCTCCCTAGCATACCATGCTAAAGCTTCGGCCTCAAGCCCTCAGGGTGACACTCAAAAGCAGATTATGAGTCAGCTGCAGGATGAAGTAGAGTGTTTTGGCTTGAGTTTTGCCGACTGGATTAATAGCCATACATTATATGTGGAAGCTCTTAACAGCTGGCTGCAAAACTGCATCTTGCATCCACGTGAGCGAACCAAAGCCAGAAGAGCATTTTCCCCTCGAAGAGTTCTGGCCCCACCAATATTTGTGCTTTGCCGCGACTGGTCAGCTGGGATAAAATCTCTGCCTTCGGAAGAACTTAGTGATGCCATCAAAGACTTCTTGTATGACCTACGGCAGTCTGTTGGACACCAGTCTGAGGAACTGCAAAAGAAAGAAACTGCTCCTGATACAGGGAATGAGGAATCGGAGGCTAAAGATGAAGAGAAGAACGATGAGAAGTCATCTAATTTGAATTGCATACACTCCAGTTTAACTAGGGTTCTGGACCGTCTGACCAAGTTTTCGGAGGCTTCTTTGAAGATGTGTGAAGATATCAGGCAGAAATGTGATACAGCTCGAAATGCATATTTGAACTACCGGCCACCACCAAGAGCTTTTAGTATATGA